Proteins encoded by one window of Paenibacillus sp. DCT19:
- the pstC gene encoding phosphate ABC transporter permease subunit PstC, whose protein sequence is MMDMNAPANSSAPNELGSGVGKAPGSGTRFDRKARLRWSNKLFRVICISSALLVCLILLSILVLMLRTGVLTFADVSLKEFFFSTNWDPENEHYGALTFILGTLALTGLTMLFAIPISVIVAVFLAEMTPKWLRQVLRPVLDLLVGIPSVVYGFLGLTILIPWLREISGNDLADGLLAASIVLTIMILPTISRISDDAISAVPNKYRDAAYALGTNRFQTITRVVLPAARGGITYAVILGMTRAIGETMAVVMVIGNTAQLPNSLFTPTSVLTSNIVMQISSVEFDSTWNRGLYMMGFILLAISILMIVAVRMFQRKGVQGS, encoded by the coding sequence ATGATGGATATGAATGCACCTGCCAACAGCTCCGCGCCAAATGAGCTTGGCTCAGGTGTGGGTAAGGCTCCCGGCTCGGGAACACGCTTTGACCGGAAGGCCCGCCTAAGGTGGTCTAACAAACTATTTCGCGTGATCTGTATTAGCAGTGCACTATTGGTATGTCTGATTTTGTTATCAATACTGGTTCTTATGCTTCGGACGGGTGTCCTCACATTTGCAGATGTTTCATTGAAGGAATTCTTCTTCTCCACAAACTGGGACCCCGAAAATGAGCACTATGGCGCGCTGACCTTCATTCTGGGCACGCTGGCTCTGACAGGGCTCACCATGCTGTTTGCCATCCCGATCTCGGTCATCGTTGCAGTATTTCTGGCGGAGATGACTCCGAAATGGCTTCGACAAGTGTTACGTCCTGTGCTGGATCTGCTGGTGGGTATTCCTTCGGTCGTATATGGTTTCCTGGGACTGACGATCCTCATCCCATGGCTTAGAGAGATAAGTGGCAACGATCTCGCCGACGGCCTGCTCGCAGCCTCCATCGTGCTGACCATTATGATTCTGCCTACGATCAGTCGGATTAGTGATGATGCGATATCAGCCGTGCCGAATAAATACAGGGATGCAGCGTATGCGCTAGGTACCAACCGTTTTCAGACGATAACCCGTGTTGTCTTACCAGCTGCGAGAGGTGGGATTACCTATGCGGTCATTCTCGGAATGACTCGTGCCATTGGGGAAACGATGGCTGTGGTGATGGTCATTGGGAATACAGCACAGCTTCCAAACAGTCTGTTTACACCAACATCGGTGTTGACGAGTAATATCGTTATGCAAATTTCAAGTGTAGAGTTCGATTCGACCTGGAATCGGGGTCTGTACATGATGGGCTTTATTTTGCTCGCGATCTCCATATTGATGATTGTTGCCGTAAGAATGTTTCAGAGAAAAGGGGTACAAGGCTCATGA
- a CDS encoding phosphate ABC transporter substrate-binding protein — MKKWIKPFTAMLMAVSLIGGLGCATTASAAKSTEKGKIVINGSSALLPLTLQAASEFKKDNPKVKISASAAGSITGPQSVRKGIADIGAVDWDASKDVPGFKKFDGLVANPVAVTVFTAVVNTNVGVSNLTTKQLQDIFSGKITNWKEVGGSDANIVVVNRKFGSGTRVNFQQKALDGKDFMSKGDNYKEVGSSGDMKTTIETTPNAIGYIDLPYVTSKMKAVSINGVAPTEKNVLNKTYKVWGIGYYMTKGQPTGATKAFIEYIQSSKFQNGSLKKLKFIPLAAVK; from the coding sequence ATGAAAAAATGGATCAAACCCTTCACAGCAATGCTTATGGCGGTATCACTAATTGGTGGACTTGGTTGCGCTACGACTGCATCTGCTGCCAAAAGCACGGAGAAAGGCAAAATCGTAATTAACGGTTCCTCGGCGTTGCTGCCACTTACACTTCAAGCTGCTAGTGAATTCAAGAAAGATAACCCAAAGGTCAAAATTTCTGCTTCCGCAGCGGGTTCCATCACAGGCCCTCAATCGGTTCGTAAAGGCATTGCTGATATTGGCGCGGTAGACTGGGATGCTTCCAAGGACGTACCTGGCTTCAAGAAATTTGATGGCTTGGTAGCGAATCCGGTAGCTGTAACAGTGTTCACGGCGGTTGTGAATACGAATGTCGGTGTAAGCAACCTGACAACGAAACAATTGCAGGATATCTTCTCTGGCAAAATTACGAACTGGAAAGAGGTAGGCGGTTCGGATGCAAACATTGTTGTAGTTAACCGCAAATTCGGATCAGGCACACGTGTTAACTTCCAACAAAAAGCACTGGATGGCAAGGATTTCATGAGCAAAGGGGACAACTACAAAGAGGTTGGCTCCAGCGGTGATATGAAAACAACGATTGAAACGACACCTAATGCAATCGGGTATATCGACCTTCCGTATGTAACGAGCAAAATGAAGGCTGTCTCCATTAACGGTGTAGCACCAACAGAGAAAAACGTTCTGAACAAAACGTACAAAGTATGGGGCATTGGATACTATATGACGAAAGGTCAGCCAACAGGAGCAACCAAAGCGTTCATCGAGTATATTCAGAGCAGCAAGTTCCAGAATGGTTCCCTGAAAAAACTGAAATTCATTCCACTCGCAGCTGTTAAATAA
- a CDS encoding stalk domain-containing protein, with translation MLMKKALVVSMVATALGTSVVSAVSAAPAVKPVSNAAQIQHSTFTINGSTVTIRSIVKNGETLVSLRDVTKAIGAQTEVHNGTTTIKLNEHTVQLQQNSKQFVVDGTTTNLTQPVTLIGGTSYVALRPLIAGVGGTLVKRAGVLEVSTIPLLAEAESPRFAGTDKLIVSKNDDKGRSDYLVNATNGKYKLLFTTDGGSDLVISPNGDKAVYTNAEGAVYTIDLTTQNSKLITSDNSIKSDLVWAADGSAIYFLQGEKGSVIAKLNLADGAITKLVEDKVDYKENLNVSADGKKFVYTVTSLSKVTSDSTNVDEDNVSIDFSSDQQQIYSYNIGDSKPEAVKLTTTTDDKLFVWSADGQKAYYVSVPSTEGKATLMSVDSSQKVSFVYADYDVEQAILSNGKLVVLAAQDDNNSVIYSIDTITGNQTKLFTVSSNVSSIAVVGSQIAVVENGQVLVSSGQGWRAVTK, from the coding sequence ATGTTAATGAAAAAGGCGTTAGTAGTGTCCATGGTAGCCACAGCGTTAGGCACTTCTGTTGTAAGTGCGGTCTCGGCTGCTCCTGCCGTGAAACCTGTCTCCAATGCAGCTCAGATCCAACATTCCACGTTTACCATAAACGGCAGTACCGTCACGATTCGATCGATCGTTAAGAACGGTGAGACGTTGGTATCCCTTCGTGATGTGACCAAAGCCATCGGTGCACAGACAGAGGTACATAACGGAACCACAACGATCAAGTTAAATGAACATACTGTGCAACTTCAACAGAATTCCAAACAGTTCGTAGTTGATGGTACAACAACGAATCTGACACAACCGGTTACCCTGATTGGGGGAACAAGCTACGTAGCACTTCGTCCGCTCATTGCTGGAGTTGGCGGTACTCTCGTGAAGAGAGCGGGTGTACTTGAGGTTAGCACCATCCCATTGTTGGCAGAAGCCGAGAGTCCACGTTTTGCTGGAACGGACAAGCTGATTGTATCCAAAAATGACGACAAGGGCAGATCCGACTATCTCGTGAATGCAACGAACGGTAAATATAAATTGTTGTTCACGACAGACGGCGGATCAGATCTCGTTATCTCCCCGAACGGTGACAAAGCGGTCTATACCAATGCCGAAGGCGCCGTTTACACCATTGACCTCACTACCCAAAATTCAAAATTAATTACGAGTGATAACAGCATCAAGTCCGATCTGGTGTGGGCAGCAGATGGTAGTGCGATTTACTTTTTGCAAGGGGAAAAAGGATCGGTCATTGCCAAGCTGAACCTGGCTGACGGAGCCATTACCAAGCTGGTGGAAGACAAGGTGGATTATAAAGAGAATTTGAACGTTTCCGCAGATGGCAAGAAATTTGTTTATACAGTAACGTCACTTAGCAAAGTCACTTCGGATTCAACGAATGTTGACGAAGATAATGTATCGATTGATTTCTCGTCTGATCAACAGCAAATTTATTCGTATAACATCGGTGATTCAAAACCAGAAGCGGTGAAACTCACAACAACAACGGATGACAAGCTGTTTGTATGGTCTGCAGATGGACAGAAGGCTTATTACGTTAGCGTACCGTCTACAGAGGGTAAGGCAACACTGATGTCTGTTGATTCATCCCAAAAGGTGAGCTTTGTGTATGCAGATTATGACGTAGAGCAAGCGATTTTATCGAACGGAAAATTGGTTGTACTTGCCGCTCAAGATGATAACAACAGCGTGATTTATTCCATCGATACGATCACAGGCAACCAGACGAAGCTATTCACGGTATCCTCGAACGTATCCTCCATTGCGGTTGTTGGATCTCAGATTGCAGTGGTGGAGAATGGTCAGGTGCTGGTGAGTTCAGGACAGGGCTGGAGAGCTGTAACAAAGTAA